A part of Cydia strobilella chromosome 15, ilCydStro3.1, whole genome shotgun sequence genomic DNA contains:
- the LOC134747949 gene encoding uncharacterized protein LOC134747949, translating to MSSSSILDIGEKVLFDDSIESIEFHPYTPYNDSFKNNDNIHICINRQDLILLPSQSQILVEGTVEKGCLLVNNGAAFLFQDIRYELNGVEIDQARNCGITSTMKGLVSYTKEMDHSLQRAGWEVGAKKIHDKFTVTIPLSHILGFAEDYKKVIMNGKHELILNRASTDVNCLDLAAVDANTVPQPPVPNGEIEITRVTWRMPVIKVSDKEKLRLMSYVERSIPVQIAFRTWELYEYPILPASERHIWCIKTSTQLEKPRYLIVGFQTARRNDKSKDMSIFDHCNLTNCRAYLNAQYYPYDSFSAEFKTNNYVLLYDAFTNFQLSYYNRDHTSPQVNYAHYKTQSPLVVIDTSRQCDSFNSGAGAIDIKLEMEFKGNVPANTTAYCLIISDSLFEYNALTSTTRKIIQ from the coding sequence ATGTCCTCGTCATCTATATTAGACATTGGTGAGAAGGTGTTATTCGACGATAGTATAGAAAGTATAGAATTTCACCCATACACTCCGTATAATGACTCTTTCAAAAATAACGACAACATCCACATTTGTATCAACCGTCAAGATCTAATTCTACTGCCGAGTCAGAGTCAAATATTAGTGGAGGGCACAGTGGAGAAAGGATGTCTACTGGTGAACAATGGTGctgcatttttatttcaagacaTTCGTTATGAATTGAACGGTGTGGAGATTGATCAAGCGAGAAACTGCGGTATCACGTCCACCATGAAGGGACTAGTCTCCTACACCAAGGAAATGGATCATAGTCTTCAGAGGGCGGGGTGGGAAGTTGGCGCCAAAAAGATACATGACAAGTTTACTGTAACTATACCACTATCTCATATCTTGGGTTTCGCCGAGGACTATAAGAAGGTTATAATGAATGGGAAACACGAGTTGATATTGAATCGCGCCAGTACAGATGTAAACTGTTTAGATTTAGCAGCCGTTGATGCCAACACGGTACCGCAACCGCCGGTTCCAAATGGTGAGATTGAAATCACCCGTGTCACATGGAGGATGCCTGTCATAAAAGTATCAGACAAGGAGAAACTGCGCTTAATGTCGTATGTTGAGAGAAGCATACCGGTTCAGATAGCGTTCCGCACGTGGGAGCTGTATGAATACCCCATACTACCTGCCTCAGAACGTCATATTTGGTGCATCAAGACGAGTACTCAGCTGGAGAAACCTCGCTATCTCATTGTTGGTTTCCAAACGGCTCGTAGGAACGACAAGAGCAAAGATATGAGTATATTCGACCATTGTAATCTCACCAATTGCAGGGCGTATTTGAACGCACAGTATTATCCATACGATTCCTTTTCGGctgaatttaaaacaaacaactatGTGCTTTTATATGACGCATTTACCAATTTCCAACTATCCTACTACAACCGTGATCATACCAGCCCCCAAGTAAATTATGCTCATTACAAGACACAATCTCCATTGGTAGTCATCGACACGTCAAGACAGTGTGACAGCTTCAACTCGGGAGCTGGGGCTATTGATATTAAATTGGAAATGGAGTTTAAAGGGAACGTGCCGGCTAACACCACGGCATACTGTCTCATTATCAGTGATTCACTGTTTGAGTACAACGCACTCACCAGTACCACGCGTAAAATCATTCAGTAG